From Candidatus Aminicenantes bacterium, the proteins below share one genomic window:
- a CDS encoding transcriptional regulator has protein sequence MNNKAVELDPVVHAPIRLGVLSILMVVDEADFTYLKDRTGATEGNLSTHLSRLEEAGLIQITKTFFKKRPRTVCRITPVGEKRFKNYLNRLEEILSPETKQTTGRQD, from the coding sequence ATGAATAATAAGGCTGTTGAGCTGGACCCCGTGGTTCACGCTCCGATACGCCTGGGGGTACTCTCCATTCTGATGGTGGTGGACGAGGCGGATTTTACTTACTTGAAGGATCGGACGGGAGCTACAGAGGGAAATCTCAGCACTCATCTATCCCGTCTCGAAGAAGCCGGGCTGATCCAAATCACAAAAACGTTTTTCAAGAAAAGACCCCGAACAGTCTGCCGGATCACCCCCGTAGGAGAGAAACGTTTCAAGAATTACCTCAACCGGTTGGAAGAAATCCTATCTCCAGAAACAAAGCAGACAACAGGCCGGCAGGAT